AAGTTACGTATGAATAGAAAGGAGAAAACTCATGAAAACAAATGATGTTATTATACAATTTACAGCAAAAATTGTATTCTTCATTATTTTCTTCTTTTCCATTCATATTTTTCTGGCTGGGCATTATACACCTGGAGGAGGATTTGTCGGTGGACTTCTAACATCAAGTGCCATTGTACTCCTAGTACTTGCCTTTGATTTAAATACAGTTCGCCATGTTTTACCTATTAATTATACGTATCTAACAGCAATTGGCTTGTTATTAGCCCTTGCAACTGCTGCTTTTCCAATGTTTCTTGGCAAGCCTTTTTTCACACATTTTTTTGATTATTTCAATTTACCGCTTCTTGGCAAACAGTCACTTCACACGGCTATGCTTTTTGATAGCGGTGTCTATTTGGTTGTTGTCGGCGTTACGATGACCATTATTCAAACGATTGGGGAGGATGAATAATGGAAATAATTATGGCGTTTGTCATCGGCTTTCTGTTTATGGCAGCGATTTATTTAATCTTATCCAAAAGCTTATTGCGTATCATCATAGGCACTGGTCTTTTAAGCCACGGTGCGCATCTGCTTATTTTAACAATGGGCGGACTTGGAGGAGAAGCACCTCCTGTATTAAAGGAAGGAGCGAAAACATTTGCAGACCCATTACCTCAAGCACTCATTTTAACAGCCATTGTTATTAGCTTTGGGGTTACAGCATTTTTCCTTGTACTTGCCTATCGTTCCTACCAGGAGCTTGAAACAGATGATATTAGCTTAATGAAAGGAAGTGATGAGGATGAATAACTTCCTTCTACTGCCCATTATCATTCCTTTCTTCTTCGGCATGATTTTAATGTTCGGGCAAAAAAACCTAAAATATCAGCGAACATTTTCATTACTTGGTATAGGCATTGCACTTATATCAGCCATTTCACTGCTTATAAAAGTTAAAAATGATGGCATACAAAAGGTAACATTCGGCAACTGGCCAGTGCCATTTGGCATTACGATGGTGTCTGATATGGTATCTGTATTACTTGTTACAACAACACTACTAATTGCATTTTTTGTAGTTTGGTATGGTTTTGGCTCCATCACAAAGGAGCGAGAACGGTTCTTCTATTACCCAGGAATCATGTTTATTTTAACCGGAGTGAATGGAGCATTTACTACAGGTGATATTTTCAACCTTTTCGTATTCTTTGAGGTATTGTTAATGGCTTCGTACCTGCTAATCGTTTTAGGAGGAGAAAAGGGACAACTTAAAGGGTCAATTAAATATATTTTAATCAATGTGATTTCTTCAGCATTATTTGTCATAACAGTTGCCTTCCTCTACTCTGTAGTTGGAACTTTAAATATGGCAGATATCGCGGTAAAAATAGCTGAAGTGAATCAGCCTGGGATTGTTACTGTTATAGCTGTTCTGTTTTTAATGGTATTTGGTTTAAAAGCGGCAATTTTCCCGCTCTACTTCTGGCTTCCAACCTCTTATGCATCAGCGCCAATACCAGTGCTAACACTATTTGGGGCATTATTAACAAAGGTCGGTATTTATGCCATTACGCGGACATATACGCTGTTCTTTGTACATGATTTATCCTATACACATGACTTACTAATGGCTCTTGCTATTGCAACCATAATAGCAGGCTGTATTGGAGCACTTGCCTACTTTGATATTAAGCTTATTATTATTTACAACATTGTGATCGCAGTAGGCGTTATTTTATTTGGTGTCTCTCAAATGAACGAAGCTTCCTTAAAAGGAGCCATGTTTTATTTAGTGCATGATATGCTGATTAAGGCAGCCCTCTTTATGCTAATCGGTATTATCATCTATATTACGGGTACATCTGATTTAAGAAAAATGGGTGGCCTTATGAAAAAATATCCTGCTCTCGGCTGGTTTTATTTAATTGCGGCATTTGGCTTAGCAGGAATTCCGCCACTTAGTGGATTTGTCGGAAAGCTTCTTATTGCTCAAGGTGGCTTTGAGGCTGGCAGTATGTGGAGTAGTATTTTTATATTAGCTTCATCACTTCTCGTATTATTGTCTGTGATTCGTATTTTCCTTTATGCCTTCTGGGGTGAAGAAAAAGCAACAACAGGTACGGTCGATAAAAAAGTCTACAAAACACTGTTTGTGCCTACTGTTCTTTTAGTGCTCATTACTGTAGCCTATGGTGTGGGGGCTGAGTGGATTACACCATTTATGGATGATGCGGCAAAACTATTATATGATCCATCTATATATATAGATGCTGTTATGAAGGAGGATTAAAGCTATGGCATTTCAAATTATTTTAAATTTTGTACTTGCCTTCGTCTGGATGTTCCTTTCTTCTAATTACACAGTAGCGGGCTTTATTGTAGGTTTCCTTCTTGGTATTCTTTTGCTTATTATGATGCGGAGATTTTTTGCAACACGTCTCTATGTCTACCGTATTTGGGCAATTATTAAACTGACTTTACTGTTTTTAAAGGAGTTAGTATTAGCAAATATACAAGTTCTTCAAGTAGTATTAAAGCCTAAATTGGATATGCAACCAGCATTCTTTGCTTATCCTACTGTTCTAAAGCAAGAATGGGAAATTACCCTATTATCAAGCCTTATTACCTTAACACCAGGTACTGTAGTTGTTCATGTATCTGATGATGCGAAAACGTTATATGTACATGCAATCGATATTAGTGATGTCGATGAAGCAATTGCAGCGATTCGAGATTCTTTTGAAAAAGCAATTTTGGAGGTGAGTAAATCATGACAACGTTTATTATAGCTGCGATTGTAGTGATTTGCTTATCAATGATAGCCGTTGTTTATCGAATGGTTAAAGGACCTTCTGCATCCGACCGTGTTGTCGCTTTGGATTCATTAGGTGTGTCCCTCATTTCGTTAATTGGGTTATTCTCCATATTAGTGGAGACAAGCTTCTTCCTTGAGATTATATTATTGTTAGCGATTTTATCATTTATCGGTACAGTAGCTTTCTCTAAATTTATAGAGAAAGGAGATATCATTAAACGTGACAATTCTCGCTAATAGTTTAGTTATCTTTTTTATTTCTGTCGGGGTGCTATTTATTGTCGTGACAGCTATTGGTCTTATTCGCTTACCTGATTTGTACACTCGGGCTCACGCTGCCTCAAAGAGTGCAACATTAGGTGTCATGTGTATACTGATTGGCGTATTCTTTCACTTTTGGCTTATCGAGGACCACTTTAATCCCCGTATTTTGCTCGGCATTTTGTTTCTATTTATCACTGGACCTGTAGGAGGTCATATTATGACTCGCTCCTCGTATATCGCTGGTGTAAAGCCATGGAAAGGCACTGTCCGCGATGAGCTTGGACCAGAAATTGAACGCATGAAAAAGGAACAAGGCTTAAAATAAAAAGATAGGCCAATGAAATCATCTAGACTTCATTGGCCATTTTTTAATTATTTGATAGCATAAAAAACTCTCTCTCCAAGCCGACACCTTCCCAGAATTCGAGTGCTAGGTCATTTTCTAAATCTACATAAACATTAACGACAGAAGTATCATGCTTTTCATTAAACCAATTTACCAATTCATCTACAAGACGTTTAGCAATCTTCTGTCGTCTATATGCTGGTAAGACATAGATCTCATCAATTTGTCCATAAATCGTATCATACATTAATTCCTTTTTTATGGAAGCCAATCCGAAGCCTATAATTTGATGGTTTTCATTTGTTGCAATATAAATAGCCCCATATTGTGATTGCAAATATTGTTCTAGTTGATTTAGAATAGCCTCTCTATCACTCTTCTCTAACTCACAATCTGCCGTTTCTTTCACATTTTCATTCCATAGCTCCAATATTTCATTTCCTA
This genomic stretch from Lysinibacillus pakistanensis harbors:
- a CDS encoding Na(+)/H(+) antiporter subunit B, translated to MKTNDVIIQFTAKIVFFIIFFFSIHIFLAGHYTPGGGFVGGLLTSSAIVLLVLAFDLNTVRHVLPINYTYLTAIGLLLALATAAFPMFLGKPFFTHFFDYFNLPLLGKQSLHTAMLFDSGVYLVVVGVTMTIIQTIGEDE
- a CDS encoding Na(+)/H(+) antiporter subunit C, with product MEIIMAFVIGFLFMAAIYLILSKSLLRIIIGTGLLSHGAHLLILTMGGLGGEAPPVLKEGAKTFADPLPQALILTAIVISFGVTAFFLVLAYRSYQELETDDISLMKGSDEDE
- a CDS encoding Na+/H+ antiporter subunit D, translating into MNNFLLLPIIIPFFFGMILMFGQKNLKYQRTFSLLGIGIALISAISLLIKVKNDGIQKVTFGNWPVPFGITMVSDMVSVLLVTTTLLIAFFVVWYGFGSITKERERFFYYPGIMFILTGVNGAFTTGDIFNLFVFFEVLLMASYLLIVLGGEKGQLKGSIKYILINVISSALFVITVAFLYSVVGTLNMADIAVKIAEVNQPGIVTVIAVLFLMVFGLKAAIFPLYFWLPTSYASAPIPVLTLFGALLTKVGIYAITRTYTLFFVHDLSYTHDLLMALAIATIIAGCIGALAYFDIKLIIIYNIVIAVGVILFGVSQMNEASLKGAMFYLVHDMLIKAALFMLIGIIIYITGTSDLRKMGGLMKKYPALGWFYLIAAFGLAGIPPLSGFVGKLLIAQGGFEAGSMWSSIFILASSLLVLLSVIRIFLYAFWGEEKATTGTVDKKVYKTLFVPTVLLVLITVAYGVGAEWITPFMDDAAKLLYDPSIYIDAVMKED
- a CDS encoding Na+/H+ antiporter subunit E, giving the protein MAFQIILNFVLAFVWMFLSSNYTVAGFIVGFLLGILLLIMMRRFFATRLYVYRIWAIIKLTLLFLKELVLANIQVLQVVLKPKLDMQPAFFAYPTVLKQEWEITLLSSLITLTPGTVVVHVSDDAKTLYVHAIDISDVDEAIAAIRDSFEKAILEVSKS
- a CDS encoding Na(+)/H(+) antiporter subunit F1; translated protein: MTTFIIAAIVVICLSMIAVVYRMVKGPSASDRVVALDSLGVSLISLIGLFSILVETSFFLEIILLLAILSFIGTVAFSKFIEKGDIIKRDNSR
- the mnhG gene encoding monovalent cation/H(+) antiporter subunit G, which encodes MTILANSLVIFFISVGVLFIVVTAIGLIRLPDLYTRAHAASKSATLGVMCILIGVFFHFWLIEDHFNPRILLGILFLFITGPVGGHIMTRSSYIAGVKPWKGTVRDELGPEIERMKKEQGLK
- a CDS encoding GNAT family N-acetyltransferase, whose protein sequence is MSIHIQLLTKDSMNQKIGNEILELWNENVKETADCELEKSDREAILNQLEQYLQSQYGAIYIATNENHQIIGFGLASIKKELMYDTIYGQIDEIYVLPAYRRQKIAKRLVDELVNWFNEKHDTSVVNVYVDLENDLALEFWEGVGLEREFFMLSNN